In Anoplopoma fimbria isolate UVic2021 breed Golden Eagle Sablefish chromosome 15, Afim_UVic_2022, whole genome shotgun sequence, the genomic window ATTTAAGTGAATAttaattattctttaaaggCCACTTTTGCAATGGATTTTACTATTTTCAGtttctcctttctttgttgTGCACCTCTTTGACAGGAAGGTGAGGTAAAGTATGGCAGGGTACAGGTCTTGGAGGTGTCACATTGTCACCCCAGAAGCGCCAGTACCTGTCCCCAGGGATGGCCCTGTAATGTCCAGCTTCATTGGATCAGCAGCAGCCACGGCCTGTGGGCGCCCTCTCTCAGGTGACATCCCCTATCTGCTCTGGCCCTATGATGGccctgccgctgctgctgcttttgttaTGCCACTATCATTGCAATAAATGCAGAGTTTTTACATGTGAGCATTTCTAAATATaagaaaatgcttttattcttatttaacaAGTCATATGTGTAAACGATCTATGGATCTAGGCCCACagtaaaacctttttaaaacataaaaataaataaataaaatctgctgAATTTAATATTGGTTTTTATGCAACACATCCCACCATTAATTAAGCATTCCTGCCGTTACTGCTTTGCAAAGttcaacaaaaaatgatggacatgtccattaaaaaaagacgACAATTTACAATATCTTAAATCAAAGAATTAATTTGATGTCCCAAATGGATTGACGGTTTTGGGAATATAACAGAATTACCATGAAATTTCAGATGTAAAATCTACAGCATACAGTTCCAGATATAAttggaaaaagttaaaaaaaggactCAAGATGTCTAATTGCAGCTGTGTCAACtaatataaaacatcaaataaatcaGATTCTTGTCTATTCATTAGCCAATGTGTCAGCGAAGAAGATTAGTGATGTTGTAGGAACAGTCTGGTGAGACTCTTCAGAATTATGACTTCCCCATTAATTGTAGTTTTGCTTCCATTATGTGCATAAAAAAGTGTTGCAACAAAGGAAAGGCACAAATCTCATTTTTAGCAGAACACTATGAATGGAGATCAATATGCACTTTTGGAGCATGAGAATTTTCTGCTTGTAATTACGGGAGGACATCAATTATCTACATTATAACAGGGCATGACTTTCAGAATGACTAACACAAAAGAGCCAGATGGAACATAATGCATGTGTCTGCATTCAAGTCTCAACAAATTTCCAAGTGGTCAAGCCAGATGATGTATAATGGCAAACCCAAAAGTCCTAACCCCCATTTCATATGAGGGAGAAATGAGGCATATTGTCCCATTATATTgctataaatcattttttgtggACGGCTGACAGCTTTTTATCAGATCTAACCTTTTCAAGCCTCCATTAAGAGTGCTAACATTTTCAACTCTGACACATTTGCAGTTTACGAATCTCACAGCTGATTTACTTTGGGAGGGGGGGCACGCTCGCTACCACGCTCATTTCCACACAGGCTGTCCATTGTGTTGGCTTAGGTGGAATGGGGGAGGGAAAATAGGAAAAGGGCTCTGAATCTATTTATTTAACTCTACATTTACCCTTTAAATCTGCTAAACTCCACCGCAAAGACAGGTTGTTGCTGAAAAGCTATTTTATGGTAATACTCTATTGATTTTTTATTGGTACACAACTGCGGCATTGGAGGGCAAATAAGGGCCACAAAGATCCCTCATTATCTGACAAATGACTAATGAGTGGACTCTGTCAGAGAAGAGATGCTGTAAGACTATGAAACAAGCAAAGactataaaacaaatacaattaaacataattttaagAGAAACCCGTTCAGCCATTTTTGTCAGATGTTTGCTTTTTGACTGTGCTTTGATGTGGAAGGCTGTAGTGTTAATGTTTTGACTGATATTTCTTTTTAGTAGCCGTGATACACGTTCTGCTGACAACGAGGATAAATCATTGATCTATATATCCATCTATTAATCCATCCATCAAGCATCAAAACTTCTCTGGTGTCTTTTGTCCTCCATTCCAGATACACTGCTTTTACAAAGGACTCCAGAGTCTGACAACTACATACTAAGTAACTAAACATCACAGGGACCACAGTAGCAcggtcaaaataaaaaaagacaaaaataaccATCAATCAAGTGCAGGAAGTCAGTAATAATTGCCATTATCGAAATGTTTTTGGGATTAAGCATTTGATTAGCTAAACTAATCAGAAGAATACAAGGGCAAAACTTCAGTTGCTGCTCAGAGAGTTGCCAACCATAATTGATTTAGGTACACCATAATCAAGGAAAGACAGTTAAGGTGGCACCACAGAAGGGTCCATATTTCATTACATGCTGTGTTTAACCTTACCCACTTCTCCTAAAACACACAAGAGGCTCATTATGTGTTTAATATTCACCAGCAGGTGAATAATTTTTATGCAACTCTGATAGTTGGGCGAGATGGATAACTCAATTATGTGAACATCCGTCAGAGCAGAGGGCTCACTGGTTCTGGAACGCCACCAGCTAAGATTGATGGCTTGAAGACACCAATAGCTGCTGCTACGCCATCTCATCCAGGCACTGGGCCTGAACACGCCGTTTGATTCTGCAAGAAGACCGTTTTTCtatccatttttttccttttttatctttttttcttgggAGCATTGTAGGTGAAGCGTCATTACCCCTCACTCCACTGAAGAGGGGTTCATTATGGGGTTAGTGTGTTGGCAAGACTATTGTTTGGATGATAAATGCAGTTGGTGAGGGCTTTGGAGGGAAAattagttatgtttttttcttttcctctacAAAAACATGTCCCCATAGCTCACTCTGCAATGCTTGAGGGCAAACCCAGAACAATTAACACAAGCAATGGGTGAAGCAGCTCAGTTAAAGCAAAGAGGGAATTCATGAAAAATAAGCAAATCACTGGAAATGTCAATCAGGAGCAATGAAGTAATTACAAACACTGCTGTGCGATTCAAAGGGCGGTCAAAAAGAAACCCAAAAGGTTTAGAGTCAAACGCTGAAATCTGAGTTTGAGGAATGGACAAACAGCCTAAACATCAGCCCTTCAGGGCCTGTCTCATAAACCATAAGCAACTAATGAGAAGTGAAAGAAGCATGATGTCACCCCATCACTCTCTTGTACCCTATTTCTCTATCGGTTTATTTTTTTGCGACTACAAAGAGCTGACCCCAAATTCcctgctaacacacacaaacacatgtgcgCGCACACATGTACCTCAGACGATAATCCGTAAGGTCTAACAATAAGAGAAAGATGAGGCACATTTTCAAATGTCAGCAGTAAATGTCAATTAAAAATTACAAGGGTGCTGGAAAAGGTAGGGTCTGAAGGgactgacattttttcttttttgacacaACAATGTTTATCTGACCGGGCTGCTGGCTGACATGATGGGATCTACTTTGTCAGTTCCTTAATACACTCGGACAAGGCCGCCGCAGTGAATATCAATGAAAGACACCCGTGGGCAAATATGTAAGGCTCAGACTAACGCTAACCATCCAATCAGCCTGaaagtattcagatattttgaTCTACTGTAAACAAATGCCACGAGTACCAACGGAGGAAGACCAAAGACAGTTAAATGCCACATTCttcaatacaaaatatgaaagaaCACTGACTTACACAGACAAATATGTATGGGGACACCTGATCGTAATCTTATGCTAATCAAATGGGACATCcttatttattgcattattttaattttagtaCTTTCTTATTAAACATTGTCTGGGAATGATCTGGAGCTTAAGCAAAGCCTTTTCTTGTTACCAACTTTCTGAGCGATATTTAATGAGGCCTAACAAAGATAGtaaccattttttaaattcacaccTCAGTGGCTTTTGGTTCCTGACGTCAacaatagtaaaaataaaaaaataaaaaagggaaagtcTTTTTCTTCTGGAAGCAGgccattttcaaataaaactaTGTTActctgagaaaataaaacacaccattGATTATGACCTTGACCTCATCTCCTGCATTTTAACTGCTCAATGCTATTGGATAAGTCATCTTCCCTTAAAATCAAATGATTGCTCTGCTGGCAGCTTCTGAGTGAAATCAGTAGAGCATTCATATAGGCCGGGGTAACGTTTTCTGATTATGGAACCattatttctctttcatttacTTTTCAGCCTTTACAAAATCTGTTAGTTATTGCTTAAAATATTGGTTAATTCTACATTATTTGTAGGATATATTGGGATAGATCTTGGAGAAATCCTGACCTGGTACTGAACAAGcaccaataaaacaaatacagagagaaagagagagtctgGCTGTGCCTGGGGTCTGGAACCTCCTGGCGCTCCATCACCATGTCACAACATGTCAGCTGGCTGTCACGGCTGAGGGGGGCCGCGGCTGCAGTGATGCGAATGGCGGCAGTGTGGGTGACTTTTCAACTTGGTGACTGGAACCCAGCACCAAAGGAGGCAGGGATGGGAAGAGCATGTGTGAATGACCCCTACTCTTCCTTCTGTGTGCCTACTCATAGCCAATTTTTATTTGCTGGCATTTAATAGagaaatagttattttattcaatgGCTGGGACAATATTGGACATGTTTAGTCTTCAAACTAGCATaagaatgacaaaataaaatggtcATAACCTTACAACCAGCTTGTTAGCCTTATGTTTTACAGtgatgagaatttttttttttcattgctgttCTCTGTGGGTAGACTGTGTAAAGATAATATAGAtccaaatatttttctctcaatAGACAATGAAATAAACCTTATTCATTTCTAGCATTGACACTAGCGGTGGAAGAATATAGTAAACACACCTAGAATCGCAAAATAATGCTATTTTGATGAAGTCTCAAAAActatatgatgtttttttagatGATTTTTAAGTAATAGTTTATAGGCAAAGATTATCTCAGTCAATAATCCTGTAAAAAAACTGCAAATGCAGATCCCACTGTTCTGattgtattaaaatgtaacttttttttaactcagattttatttatatgtgcTCTTTATAACTATGATAGTTTTCCTaaaatgagtttaaaaaaattgcaatacaTAGCCTTGCTCGCAGAATCgcaatacaacacaatatactGAATCATAACCCTTGTATCATGATATGCATAGTATTGCTAGATTCTTGCCAATACACAGCCCTTATTGAgacagacacattcacacacctcCGTTACCCCACGGAGGGTCAGACCACGAGGGCCCGTTCCTGTCCAAAGGTTCTCATGACAACAGATGCAACCGATTAATCACCCATTTCCCAGCTTCCCttccaaaacaatgtgtgtaCTCTGGAAAACAATCAAGCTCACAGGCAGACCCTTCAGACTGTAAAAAGGCTCGAATGACAAGAGtggatgtggaagtggtgtgaTGTGCAAATGTAGCATGTGGAAGTTCAAGTGTGGGGTCAGTGTGGTCTGTGCCAGGGAGGAAGTGGTTAACGTTGTGTGACAGAGATGTGAGTTGCCTTTGTAATACTGAGAAAAGCTGATTGTGGTTTGTGGTCAAAAAACGGGAAGTTATAAACAATATGCAAACTgggaaaataacataatatggTAAATGTAGATAAGCATATGAAAACAGAATACAAAGTGGTCAGAATAGGAAGcgaagactcacctgttccagTAGCTCCAGAACTGTTCGTTGAGATAGGTGCGATGACTGTGGTCGTCTCCGAATGAGGCCTTGCTCTCAATCCAGTGTACGATGTGTCCCTCCACGGCTTTTCAGAAACAGAAGCACAGAGCAACACTCAGAAAATCTGTAACAAGAAAGTCACACAAGCAAGATCCAGAAGGGACAtgtgacttttttccccccaagtcATTCACCAAAATCTAAGAAAATCTGACGttaacatgaaaatgttttgaaaactgAATAACCCTTCCTGAAACTAGGTAGCCATGGTAAACAAGCAGTTATTTCAGATCAAATATTATGATATTTAACATGTAGATACTAACCAATGGGAACCTCCAGGATGATATCAGGTGTTTTGTCGTAGCCCATAACTCTCAGTTGGTTTTCATCTACAAGAGATGAAGTGCAGAAACATCTGACTCTTACTTTGCAATATGTTGTACACTTCATCAAACAACTTATGTTGCATCAATCACAGGCATGTAACCTAACAACCTTCACCAAGGTGCTGGTGGAAAAAACCCCTTAAATGTTAGCAAAGCAGAAGGAATAACAGTAGAGGACACCAAGCACAGTACAACCATTAACTTCATCTGCCACGTATTCGCTGTCGATGCACAAAAACCTGTAAAGCCCGGTTACAGAGCTGCTTTCCAGTTTGGAGTTTGGCAGAGCTTTGTAAAATATACAGCTGGGGGACGAGGTTGGCATTATAGCCTCTGTAAGTCTGACCCCTGCCTTCACAGGCCGTAGCCATTGTCCTTGACTTCTGGTGCGCTTCGGCCATTATCCCCACAACACCTGATTTCTCCATTAAATCTCAGGCTGACCAGGTCATTCGGTTCCAAGGGCCTGCCTCTTTGTCTCCAGCCAAGCTCAACTAATGGGGCATGGAAGGGAAttgaggagagatggagggtgGTGGTGTCAGTGGTGGTGAGGAGGTAGCGTCAGCCAAGGGGGGGAGAAAGAAGAGCTGAGCGAGGTCAGAGAGGCTGCCAGATAACTGTGGTACAGAGGGGCATCCAGGGCGTATAATGTGGGTGTTAATGTGTATGTGGTGGGATGGGAGCCTCTATTCATACCTACTGGGCTGTTGACATTGTCAGGTGGCTCTGATCGCCTTTTTACATCACCTTTGATTAAAATTAATGGGCCATCCCTGCTGTTGGGTGGCTTATTTCCAATCCATTTATCAGATGGGGTGAGGCCGCCTGAGTGGCCCTTGTGCTGCCCGAACTCTGTTTTAGAACAGTCCTTTGAACAGCTCTGAAGAAAAAGGTCAGCACTATAGGTTCAAATAAATGATATGGTCTAAATGACAGTGGGAATTACTTTTATCCTTCATCACTCATCTGACCTAGGGGAGGCTGATGGGATGggggttaaaataaaaaattctggTTCACAATTTCACACCTGGACACTCTACCTTGATTTAATGTTGTTGGAACAAGATAATGGTGTTAGCAAAGTAGATAttaagacaaaatatatataatttggtTAATATTTTAGAAATTACAACCAAAAACCCCTTAAACATTGAATCCCGCGAACAATTAATTGGAGAAAAATGGCACGGTCACCTCACTGGTACGAACGTAATAATCATGTTCATAGAAACAGGAACTggccttttaaaataaattcagaaaaatgtgaaaaactgAACAGCAACCTTACAGGACCAAAAATAACAACTAACAAAACATTAAGGCCTacttttgaagcttttactCTATAAATATTCATTGtattcatgaatatttgatAACAGCTCCTAGTTGTTAACAAATCAATAACAGATAACATCCACTACATCAGTCGTGTCAAGGCCGTCCTTTACTAAACTTACAAAAAGTCCACACACTGCCATGACCAGACTGACTTTAGAAATATGATGTGAAGGTCAAAAGATGCCTTACCTAGGAAGGAAAGGTTTCTTTCCTTCAGTTTGTCACAGAGCAGCACTTCATGCTCATGGCCGATAGCGCTGAGAAAAGAGAGTCAAGGATTCCAACATGAAGCAGTAGCAGTACTTTATAGGACGGCTGAGACACCAACATGTTTAGGTAGTGTGGTCTCAGTGGGGCATTCAGATGAAACCAGAAAAATAGTTCAAAAGTTATTcgtaagaaaacaaaaaagttgcttacaaaaacattttaacagtaaaataGTTTACTGTGGAAACCACAATGTAGTGTGCTATGTAGTGGTAACATGCTCAGGGCAAGGACGTGAGGTTATGTGAGCCCAACTGGGCATTTGTATGCTTGACATCAGCTAAAGTTAAGACCCTGCTTTTCTATTCTATTGGCTTAATATGCAAAGTGAAAGTCACTACTCTTTTTGCTGATGTACTGAGAGCCCAATCAAAGTTTTCAGGTCAACCTTAATCTGCTTTCACAACAAATCTCCAAAGTGCATTACCTAAATGAGGAAGAAACGAATGCCAATTTGGCAAAATACATGGAGCGCCTGCACAAGCTCCTCCACTCATTCCTCTAAAATCTTTGAAGAAAAATGCTTTTagaataaatgacattttgcaTCAGACTACATGCTGCTTGATGTCACAGAAAGGTATCCTGCATTAACCAAGGACTAATTTCAAAACTGGCTTTttccaagagagagagagagagagagagagagagagagagagagagagagagagagagagagagagagagagagagagagagagagagagagagagagagagagagagagagagaaaagttcTTAGGCCATTACGCTGCCCTCAACAAACACTAATCTCTCAAACttgatttaattaatacatACACATCATGATTGGCTTAACTGCATTCCTCTCATGTGAGGATGGAGCTCTTTCACACCACATAGTAGGGTGGTTTTAATGAACTCTCTGTGGCAGAGTAACTGACTCTAAGTTGACACTGACGAGAGGACAGCCAAAGAAAGGTAAAAAGGGGGGATGTGGAAGGAGGGCAGGGTGGGACAGGGTTGACTGGCTATGAACAGAACAACCCAGCCCCACCACACACAAGAAAGCTTGGGCAGACACAATAACATACAGGCGTACCCATGTACACCCATTCAAATAAGTCTCCTCCCCCAGGAAACAGTTGGTTTGCTACCCAGCTGCTTGCCCCTAAATAGCTCCAATTCTGCCCCTATAGTCAAGGCCGAGCCCCTGTTAGATAAGGAGGGATATTTATAGTTGGGCAAAGAAAGGGAAGGGAAACACTGGAAATATGCAACTAaattacatataaataaaataaaacgcATGTGCGATCAAAATGAATAGCTCAAATTGAACAGTGTGCCCAGAACTCTCCATAGTGCTGAACGGCATTAGAATAATCAAGACTACCGTaaatacaataacataaaaataaaaaaatctgcatgttacatgtaattttcttttaaaatataaagtaaaataacaatGAATCTGGGTTaactaaaataacaaataaaagaacacaTTAACCGCCATAAGGCTTATGATTCTTTTTTCTTGTATCATAGAACATTGGGTCTGATCCACTGTGTGCACATGGAGATGCATTTTGATCAGCcaatcatctcctcctccttttccctccATCGCCTTCCAGCCGCTATACCGGTGATTGTGGGCTGGATGAAACACTTCCTCTGTGAAGCAGAACTTTTATGTCAGGTGAAGCCAGACACATCTCATCCCCTTCAATAGCTCCTCGTCAATTTCAGGCTTAAAATTTTATGGGATAGGATACTGTTTGATGCAGTCTACCAGCGGTCCATAACAGCAGTCATTTATTGTGCACTGAAAAGAGGGGGAAGAAATATTATGGCGTGCGAAAAGAGTGGGTGGGTGGAAGGGAGGT contains:
- the cdin1 gene encoding CDAN1-interacting nuclease 1 isoform X3; amino-acid sequence: MARIILDRFLQGLEGETPSKTVLNSMLKEPSLIPDQILAKNIYQCTINDCCYGPLVDCIKHAIGHEHEVLLCDKLKERNLSFLDENQLRVMGYDKTPDIILEVPIAVEGHIVHWIESKASFGDDHSHRTYLNEQFWSYWNRFGPGLVIYWYGFIGELDCQRDRGILLKDCFPTDIVTLCHATQQDQPPTEPE